One Leuconostoc mesenteroides subsp. mesenteroides DNA segment encodes these proteins:
- a CDS encoding ATP-binding cassette domain-containing protein, with protein sequence MNSLISLEKVNYQIADQHILHDVDWQIPAGAHITLTGPSGGGKSTLLRIIAAMISKTSGTLIFDGQPLESYDPIMYRRQVSYCFQQPTLFGETVADNLAFPYQIRKQVMDTQRVVTALNNVGLSERTLHQPIIELSGGERQRVALIRNILFLPKVLLLDEVTAGLDENNKQIVHAWLRQLNEQDHVTTIMITHDATEIAAADQLAKVVAGRLEVHA encoded by the coding sequence ATGAATTCATTGATTAGTTTAGAAAAAGTTAATTATCAAATCGCTGATCAACATATTTTACATGATGTTGATTGGCAGATTCCAGCTGGGGCTCATATTACATTGACGGGACCATCCGGTGGTGGGAAAAGTACGTTATTACGGATCATTGCGGCCATGATTTCTAAAACAAGTGGGACCTTGATTTTTGATGGGCAGCCGCTTGAAAGTTACGACCCAATCATGTATCGGCGGCAAGTCTCATATTGTTTCCAACAACCGACGTTATTTGGTGAGACGGTGGCAGATAACTTAGCTTTCCCGTACCAAATTCGTAAGCAAGTCATGGATACGCAACGAGTGGTAACGGCGTTAAATAATGTTGGGCTGTCCGAACGAACCCTGCATCAGCCGATTATCGAGCTTTCCGGTGGTGAACGGCAGCGGGTCGCGCTGATTCGCAACATCTTATTCTTACCAAAAGTGTTGTTATTAGATGAGGTGACAGCTGGTTTGGATGAAAATAATAAGCAAATCGTGCACGCCTGGTTACGACAGTTAAATGAGCAGGATCACGTGACAACGATCATGATTACTCATGACGCGACAGAGATTGCTGCGGCAGATCAATTAGCGAAAGTGGTTGCTGGCAGATTGGAGGTACACGCATGA
- the fetB gene encoding iron export ABC transporter permease subunit FetB: MNLAVNNTSLFLAAMLVLVALGISLWQKLGLDRDIVIGVVRAVVQLFIVGYLLKYIFRVNNLWLTLAMIGFIIFNAAWNAKKRGPGIDHALAISLLAIFVSTGVTLGVLVLSGAIKFVPSQMIPISGMIASNSMVAIGLAYRSLNSQFHDQRQGVLERLALGAGLLDASIAIVREAIRTGMSPTIDSAKTVGLVSLPGMMSGLIFAGVDPVRAIRYQIMVTFMLLSATSLGSIIACYLAYRNFYNEQKQLK; encoded by the coding sequence ATGAATTTAGCAGTTAATAATACGTCGCTATTTTTGGCGGCAATGTTAGTGCTCGTCGCGTTAGGAATTAGTTTGTGGCAGAAACTTGGCTTGGATAGGGACATCGTCATTGGTGTCGTGCGGGCTGTTGTACAACTATTTATCGTGGGTTACTTGCTAAAGTATATTTTCCGAGTCAACAATTTGTGGCTAACGCTGGCGATGATAGGCTTCATTATCTTCAATGCGGCTTGGAATGCGAAAAAACGGGGGCCGGGGATTGACCATGCATTAGCCATTTCGTTATTAGCCATTTTTGTTAGTACGGGGGTAACACTCGGCGTCCTCGTGCTATCTGGTGCGATTAAGTTTGTGCCATCGCAAATGATTCCCATTTCTGGTATGATTGCGTCGAATTCAATGGTCGCAATTGGGCTGGCTTATCGCAGCCTCAATAGTCAGTTTCATGACCAGCGGCAAGGTGTGCTTGAACGGTTGGCGTTAGGGGCTGGTCTACTTGATGCTTCGATTGCCATCGTGCGTGAGGCGATTCGTACGGGGATGTCACCAACCATTGATTCGGCAAAGACTGTGGGTCTAGTCAGTCTGCCAGGGATGATGTCCGGTTTGATCTTTGCAGGGGTCGATCCAGTACGGGCCATTAGGTATCAAATTATGGTCACGTTCATGCTCTTATCAGCGACTAGTTTGGGGTCAATCATTGCGTGCTATTTAGCTTACCGTAATTTCTATAATGAACAAAAACAGTTGAAGTAA